The nucleotide window TGTGAAGTACCTCCATTCCCAAAAAATAGTGCAACAACCCCAAATCCTTAATCTTGAATTTGTTATGCAGATAGACGACTTTCAGGTctatatcatcaacatacacaGCCACATAAACAACTGAATTGTCCCTCTTTTTGTAGAACAGAGAATAGTCATACATGGAATGAGCATATCCTCTAGAACATAAAGCCTCAATGAGTTTAGCATACCATTGTCTGCTAGCCTGCTTGAGTCCATACAGGGATTTGTTCAATTTACACACCAAATTAGGGGCATGAACTGCAAGTCCAGGTGGAACATCCATATAAACCTCCTCATGCAAATCTTCATGAAGGAAAGCATTATTAATGTCTAACTGATACATAGTCCAACCCTGCTTAACTGCTGTAATCAGCAATGCCCTGACTGTGGTCATCTTGACTACAGGGGAAAAGGTCTCAGTATAGTCAATACTTCCCTGTTGTGTGTACCCCTTGACAACAAGACTTGCTTTTAGTCTCTCAATACTACCATCTTCCTTGTGTTTGACCTTATAGACCCATCTACAACCAATGGCTTTCTTGCCATTAGGTAGTGGAACCAAATCCCAAGTATGATTGGAATGCAAAGCATCAGATTCTTGTGTCCTGGCCACTTGCCAAGCAGGATCAATTGCAGCCTCCTCATATGAAATTGGTTCCCTGTCAATACAAACATTTCTCACAAGATTTTGACTACTAGGAACTAAGGTACTATGATCCATGTGTTGGTGATTGGAGAAAAGGGCCTTAAGAGAAGTAGCAACATTGGCAAGTTGTTGAGGTTGAGGATTAGGTGGTTTGAGCTGTGGCATATTACAGACATAATCATGCATGTGACTTGGGAATTTGGGATTCCTAGTGGATCTCCTAGGTTTTGGATGCATGGAGGGAACAAACACAGGATAGAAGGAGAAGGTAAATACACTATAGGATCAGGTGATTGACTATATGTAGCACTAGAATCATCTAAtacattttgattttgattaccTTGTGTGCCATGATTATCAGAACTATCTAAGATATCAATGAAAGAAGGAAACTGTAAACAAGGAGTAGATGAAGTAGGAAAAGATGCATtgtgaaaaggaaaaatattttcatgaaaaacaaCATCCCTAGAAACATGTATTCTTTTTGTGGACATATCTAGGATCTTGTACCCTTTTGTCTCATAAGgatatccaaaaaaaatgtgGGGAGTGGCTCTTGGTTCAAATTTGGCTCTATGTGGTGTAGGTATAGTGGGGTAACAAAGACAACCAAAGCTTCTCATGTGGGAGAAAAGGGGTTtctttttgtataaaatttCATATGGGCTGGCATCATTTAGTACAGTAGAAGGAAGCCTGTTTATAATGTATGTAGCACACATGACACATTCTCCCCAGTACTTAACAGGTAGTTTGGATTGAAAAAGCAATGCCCTAGCAGTTTCAAGTAaatatttgtgttttctttctactacaccattttgttgtggtgtgtaGGGGCAAGTTTTCTGATGAAGGATTCCTTTTGCTTGAAAGAAGGTGGTTGTTTCTGTATTAACAAATTTCAGACCATTGTCTGTTCTTACTATTTTTATAGTAGTTTCAAATTGATTTTCTATCATGGCAATGAAAGTTTTAAGGGACTGTAATGCATTACTTTTAGAGCTCAGTAAATGAGTCCAAGTTGATCTGTTGAAGTCATCCACAATggtgataaaatatttgaagttattgTAAGTTATTGTGTGATATGGTCCCCACATGTCAACATGAAGGAGTTCAAAAATGTGTGAGGTTGTTGTGGTACTGGGCTTAAATGGTAGTCTTTCTTGTCTTGCCATGGGACAAATAGAACACAAGAATGGTTGTTTAGAAGAAAATTGAACAGGGATAGTAGAAATACCCTTCATATTGACAAAAGGTACATGCCCTAGCCTATTATGCCACATAATGTTTACATTATTTCTAGTGCATGTATGAAAATTATCAATACAAGAAATAGATTCAGACACATAGTCATAAGGGTGTGAAGGAACACCAATTGAAGAATTCTTAGCAGTCAAACAAGATTTATCAAAAGAAATACACTGTTTAGAAGAAGAAACATTGTCAATACAAGCTGTACATGTGATGCATGAAGGTAAACTACTACATGAAGAAGAAGTAAAGGATTTCTCCAAGAAACTTGAGCATAGAAAATAGAGACCATCACTTGCACTACCAATGACCAGAAGCCTCTTCATTGAAGGGGCCTGCATCAAACAAGAGGTTCTGTGCAGTTTGAATGTGTAGCCATGGTATGAATAGAAATTAAATTGTATTTGAAAGATGGCACAAACAAGACTTTTTCTAAACTGATCATAGGTCCTAATGTTACACTACCAATTTGAGTCACCTTAACCTTATAGCCATTAGGTAATTCAACTAATAATGGATAGGGCAGAAAGGTAATGTTATGCAATAGAGATATATTGAAGGTCATGTGGTTTGAAGCTCCTGAATCCAAAATCCATGTGTCAGATCTATTTTTGAAACATTTGCATAATTGTTTACCAAAGTCTATAGAGGAGGTACAAATTGTAATACCTGCAAAGTTAGTTGATCCATTAGCAAGAGTTGAGCTTATGGTGGATCCCTCATTCTCATGTTCTTGTTGGAAGTGCTGAATCATGTTCTGAAGATGACCATATTGATCCTTGGTGAGACTTATATTGTATAATTCCTCATTCTGATCTACTGCTGGTCCTTTTCCATGAGCCAAGTCTTGTGCACAATGAACATTTGCTACTGTCATGTGTCCAGTTCCTTTATTCTGAGGAGGCTTTGGAGGAGCTCTAGGATTATTCTGAGGGGGCTTTGGGGGAGCTCTAGAATTATGAGGTGGATTCGAACTAGATGGATACCCATGGAGTCTATAACATTTCTCCATGATGTGATGGAGGATTTAGTGATTAATTTGGTGAAAAATCTGTCCTGTAGGGTTGAGAGGGTTGAGAGGGCCTACTAGATCCAACATGTAAAACACTTGACTCCACATTGAAGTGATTGGATGACTTGATTTCTCTTTGGTGTTCATCTTGAACCAAAAGAGAGAAAGCATGTGCTATAGAGGGCAATGGATTCATCATGATTATACTACGACGTATCACGGTATAAACATCATTCAATCCCATGAGGAATTGAATCAACCTTCGATCTTGTTCAGCCTTATGAATAAGAGCCTTTTCTCCACAGACATAGGTGCAGTTGCATTGAGCTGTGACATTCAAAGTACTAAGTTCCTCCCATAGCTTTTTCAATTTGGTGTAGTACCCTGTACTAATGAGAGATCCTTGAGACAGATCATTAATTTCCCTCTGAATTTGATACAGTTTTGCACCATTAGTTTGTTCATAGCGATCTTTCAGCTCTCTCCACAATTCTGCAGAGCTCATAATGAATTCAACACTGTCTGCAATTTCCTTTGACAGTGAATTCAAAATCCAGGTTGTAACAATATCGTCACATCTTTCCCATTGACGATATGAAGGATGATTGGATTGAGGTCGTGGGCAATCCCCATTGATGAATCCTAACTTGTTTTTGACTGATAGTGACCTCAAAACACTGCGTCTCCATGAACGATAACCAATTCCAACAAATTGTACTGGTACGAGCTTGGCTCCGGGATTATCAGAAGGATACATGTAAAGAGGTCTATTGGATtcaattgaaaaatatgttGAACCACTAGATTAATCGGTGGAACCACCAGATTGGCTAGAATTTGGAGCAATTTCCATAGATCAAGCAAAAATGAAGAATGGACAGATCGCggagagaagaagaaaggagaaaactcgtacaaaaagcaaaaataaagcGGAAAGTGAATACCTCAGAGTCGgacttgctctgataccatgagaAAGCTATGAATTGCCAGCACTGTGAGCTTCAGGAAGCTCAACAATGGAAGCCTCTGACAATAGTAACCATCCATGAGAAAAGAACAGAGATGTTGATTTGTAAAATGAAAAGCTTCCTTATTCTATTGCATCAATGAGTATTTACAAAGAtctgaaaatagaaaatatctAATCTAACTTTTGTACGATATGGACTAAGTAACACTGTAACAAATTAACTAACTGTCTAACTAATTGTGTAACTAACTATGTGAACTGTACAATACTTTAACAAACagaaataaagaataaaatttggGCAAAACATCAAGGTGTGTTGTATGAGAAGTGAGGAGAATTCAAACCAGAGAAAAGAAACATAACAATGAAAggttatttgaaaatttctcgTAAGCATACTCGTAGAAACTTGAGTCCATATCCACTGTCAAgatacaaaagaaatttaaaagtataattGAGTGACCATTTTAGTCCAAGTGGACAAAACATGGAGTAGTACTGACAGTGATCAAGTCGTTGGATAACAATCTGTAGAGTGCTGAGAGTAATATCATCAATCAAGACAGAATAGTTGGATAAAAAAAGCTCTTTGGCATTTAAGCAAATCAAAAATGCTTTCACCTTTACCCATCCTTTTGAAAACCAAAGTTTTAAGTTTCTGCACAGTgcaaagtcattatattggaTATTAGAATTCCAAATTGCCATGGTGCTTTAGAGAAACTATGAAAAATAAGCTTGTGAACTTATTATCCTAGGCCGGAACAAGTTGATAGGACCCCATATTTTATGTCCCTATGTTCCACCTATATGGCGGCATGGGgagaaaaaatggaaagaatataaatttCTAACATTAAAAAAGGATTAAGACTTCGTAAAAGTCTCGTATATGATCAGCTATTGTTGATCATCAATAAGCTCAAGTGACCACAATTTACAAAGTGAGTTGACTGATCTTTTGTGGTGCCAACAAATTCAATAAAGGTTGAAACCTCTGTCACATATAATCTAGTTACCTTAAGACCACAATATATTTTATGGTGTGTCGCCTACCAGCTAAGATGACAAGGTTTTTGATCCACCCATAGTAGttaggattattattttcttagtaCCATGTAAATATATGTGTTTACCTGTAAGAGTTTTTTACTGTACAGATGGCTTCATCTTTCAACTATTCTCCCCAAGTTTTTCAACCTTCCTTTACAAATTTTTCTCAAGGACCTGTAAATcaatatattatattgaaattCACTCCTTTGTGATTGTTCTAGTCAGACACACAAAagcatgactttttttttaaagattctCAAAGTGACACTAATGATATGGGTTTTGCAATTTTTGGTAAGCTCTTATCTTAATTTTTGCCCTGATTTGAATTTTTCTCAGATTTTGACCATGCAGAAAACAAACATCATCAACCGATAGAACTAAATGTAAAATCGAAACTTTATGAATGTATTCGACCAAATATAGAAATTGAaggtaaaatttaaaaatcaagagaaaatCGAGAAACGAACCTAGGAAGTAAGATTGCAACAATATCCTTGTGATGGAAAAAAATgcccaatttttattttgctgTAGTGGAAGAGTATGAATGAGGGGAATATGATGAAGATAGGTGACAGAGGTAAGGATGCCAACACAATGACCACGTGgaatgaaattgaagaaggatAACAAACTGAAATGACAAAAAAGCCCATAATCAATTGAGCAAATTCCCATAAGCACACATGTTCATACCTTTAGCTTTAACCCATTCTTCTACTATagtagaaaagaaaacaaaaaagaaaagaaaagaaaagaagagaaacaaaTAGAAGTTGCTTCCTACACATCTTATAACTAGTCCTCTCACCCAGTTATTCAAGCCCATTATATACTTTTTATACTAATACCATGAAAATTTTTCCCATCATCACGATGAAATCCACATTAAAAATGGTACACATTCCATTTTtcgaatattttaaaaaaaatagtatagagagttttgttttctttatataaTTCGATTAGTTATTCTATCTATCTTTAATTGTCGGCATAAAATTAGATATACACATGTAggcacttaaatttgtataaaattgaacaagtataGACACATGTCGTACGTGTCATAATACATGTAGAACACCACGTATGAcataaaattgtcatgtagggtgTCATGTAagacgaatgtgtctatttgttcaattttatataagtttaagtatctacttgtgcacacccaaagttaaaagTCATAGTTGCTAGTTGAagtcaagttaagggtcatgtttatttattatgtctTAATTGTCCATTGCCTTTGTCCGGTAAATAAAAATAGGTAtccaattttatttgtccaatttattatattatgtttattaagagataatttattatattatgtttattttatccttaCTATTAAATACTATctatttcttatatttaaataacttataatTAATAAGAATTATATAATAACATTACATttct belongs to Solanum stenotomum isolate F172 chromosome 1, ASM1918654v1, whole genome shotgun sequence and includes:
- the LOC125854923 gene encoding uncharacterized protein LOC125854923, whose translation is MYPSDNPGAKLVPVQFVGIGYRSWRRSVLRSLSVKNKLGFINGDCPRPQSNHPSYRQWERCDDIVTTWILNSLSKEIADSVEFIMSSAELWRELKDRYEQTNGAKLYQIQREINDLSQGSLISTGYYTKLKKLWEELSTLNVTAQCNCTYVCGEKALIHKAEQDRRLIQFLMGLNDVYTVIRRSIIMMNPLPSIAHAFSLLVQDEHQREIKSSNHFNVESSVLHVGSSRPSQPSQPYRTDFSPN